From one Haloferax marinisediminis genomic stretch:
- the gdhB gene encoding glutamate dehydrogenase GdhB, with translation MASAASSNAKDDEPTEETALETARRQLQRAAAHLDVDPGVIERLNHPNQVTRVSVPLERDDGTTAVYTGYRAQHDSVRGPYKGGLRFHPDVTEDECIGLSMWMTWKCAVMDLPFGGGKGGIVVNPKDLSTDEKERLTRRFAEELRPVIGPTKDIPAPDMGTDAQTMAWFMDAYSMQEGETQAGVVTGKPPVVGGSKGRDTAPGRSVAIIAREAIDYLGWDIEDTTIAVQGFGSVGAPAARLLDDSGATVVAVSDVNGAIYDPDGLDTHDVPTHEEEPEAVMKYDAPETISNEDLLELDVDVLIPAAIGNVLTAENAHDVQADLIVEGANGPTTSAAGEIFEERGIPVVPDILANAGGVTVSYFEWLQDLNHRSWSLERVHDELETEMLRAWDAVREQVDTHDVTWRDAAYMVALERVAAAHEHRGLWP, from the coding sequence ATGGCATCTGCAGCATCATCCAACGCGAAAGACGACGAACCGACGGAAGAGACAGCCCTCGAAACAGCACGCCGACAACTCCAGCGTGCGGCAGCACACCTCGACGTTGACCCCGGTGTCATCGAGCGCCTGAATCACCCGAATCAGGTCACTCGCGTCTCTGTTCCCCTCGAACGTGACGACGGCACCACCGCTGTCTACACTGGCTACCGTGCACAGCACGACAGCGTCCGTGGCCCCTACAAAGGCGGCCTTCGGTTCCACCCGGACGTGACCGAAGACGAGTGTATCGGCCTCTCCATGTGGATGACGTGGAAGTGTGCCGTGATGGACCTCCCATTCGGTGGTGGCAAGGGCGGTATCGTCGTCAACCCCAAGGACCTCTCGACGGACGAAAAAGAGCGTCTGACCCGCCGCTTCGCGGAAGAACTCCGCCCCGTCATCGGCCCCACGAAAGACATCCCGGCGCCCGATATGGGCACGGATGCGCAGACGATGGCGTGGTTCATGGATGCCTACTCGATGCAGGAAGGCGAGACGCAGGCCGGCGTCGTCACGGGGAAGCCACCGGTCGTCGGTGGTAGCAAGGGCCGTGACACGGCCCCCGGCCGCTCGGTTGCCATCATCGCACGCGAAGCTATCGACTACCTCGGATGGGATATCGAGGACACCACCATCGCAGTACAGGGCTTCGGGTCTGTCGGTGCACCCGCCGCACGCCTCCTCGACGACTCCGGTGCGACGGTCGTCGCCGTCTCCGACGTGAACGGCGCAATCTACGACCCCGACGGCCTCGACACCCACGACGTGCCGACCCACGAGGAAGAACCCGAGGCAGTCATGAAGTACGACGCCCCGGAGACGATCTCGAACGAGGACCTCCTCGAACTCGACGTGGACGTGCTCATCCCGGCCGCAATCGGCAACGTGCTGACCGCCGAAAACGCCCACGACGTGCAAGCAGACCTCATCGTCGAAGGGGCGAACGGTCCGACCACCTCCGCAGCAGGCGAGATATTCGAAGAACGCGGTATCCCGGTCGTCCCGGACATCCTCGCCAACGCCGGCGGTGTCACCGTCTCGTACTTCGAATGGCTGCAGGACCTCAATCACCGCTCGTGGTCGCTCGAACGCGTCCACGACGAACTGGAGACCGAGATGCTCCGCGCGTGGGATGCCGTCCGCGAACAGGTCGACACCCACGACGTGACGTGGCGTGACGCCGCGTACATGGTCGCACTCGAACGCGTCGCCGCCGCCCACGAACACCGTGGTCTCTGGCCATAA
- the pyrB gene encoding aspartate carbamoyltransferase, which yields MRQDHLISATDLSREDIEAVLDHAAEIDANPAAYRQQHAGKVLGLCFFEPSTRTRMSFDTAMKRLGGQTVDMGPVESSSVKKGETLADTVRVVEGYADGLVLRHPSEGAAQMASEFVDVPLINAGDGAGQHPSQTLLDLYTIRENAGLDDLTIGIMGDLKYGRTVHSLAEALTNFDARQHFISPESLRLPRNVRYDLHASGSQVKEHTELDEVLPKLDVLYVTRIQRERFPDENEYRKVAGEYQIDAETLEAASDDLTIMHPLPRVDEISPDIDDTDHATYFEQAHNGVPVRMALLDILLSQDR from the coding sequence ATGCGTCAGGACCACCTCATCTCCGCGACAGACCTCTCGCGGGAGGACATCGAGGCGGTGCTCGACCACGCGGCAGAAATCGATGCGAATCCGGCGGCGTACCGGCAACAGCACGCCGGGAAAGTTCTTGGGCTCTGTTTCTTCGAACCGAGCACACGAACACGGATGAGCTTCGACACCGCGATGAAACGCCTCGGCGGCCAGACGGTCGATATGGGACCGGTCGAGTCGTCGTCGGTCAAGAAAGGCGAGACCCTCGCCGACACGGTTCGTGTGGTCGAAGGCTACGCCGACGGCCTCGTCCTTCGCCACCCGAGCGAGGGTGCCGCCCAGATGGCGTCCGAGTTCGTCGACGTGCCACTCATCAATGCGGGCGACGGTGCGGGACAGCACCCGAGCCAGACGCTCCTCGACCTCTACACCATTCGGGAGAACGCGGGACTCGACGACCTCACCATCGGAATCATGGGTGACCTGAAGTACGGTCGGACGGTTCACTCGCTGGCCGAAGCGCTCACTAACTTCGACGCCCGCCAGCACTTCATCAGCCCAGAGAGCCTCCGCTTGCCACGTAACGTCCGGTACGACCTCCACGCCTCGGGGTCGCAAGTCAAAGAGCACACGGAACTCGACGAGGTTCTCCCGAAGCTCGACGTGCTGTACGTGACGCGCATCCAGCGCGAACGCTTCCCCGACGAGAACGAGTACCGCAAGGTCGCCGGTGAGTACCAAATCGACGCCGAGACGCTCGAAGCGGCGTCCGACGACCTCACAATCATGCACCCACTGCCACGTGTCGACGAAATCTCGCCCGACATCGACGACACCGACCACGCGACCTACTTCGAACAGGCACACAACGGCGTCCCGGTCCGGATGGCGCTGTTGGACATCCTCCTCTCACAAGACCGATGA
- a CDS encoding helix-hairpin-helix domain-containing protein — protein sequence MTGENDTGKRDDDAAEELPTDTEESSEAHPTNTDEAIEHLLKPHAESETDPVPVELQDLKFIGPATEDLLESSDIDVESIVDGEVCYRDLVQAGVNPGVAAKIRRWHSLAWSFNSGDDLDRRSSQVRGLGDDERAWVAASSGNWDADDEKESGDWTPTGTSDQSTTSSNESPTRDGDWTPSGSTSGGERQTQSGDWTPTGETGTAKEQPNQRGDWTPRGRSGTSADGSGDAVAAEAAWRERSKPTPLTTLEGVDEDDAELLAEAGVRSVRRLATSDPEHVADALQIDEATIREWKSQARDATK from the coding sequence GTGACTGGCGAGAACGACACGGGCAAACGCGACGACGACGCCGCCGAGGAGCTCCCAACGGACACTGAGGAATCGAGCGAGGCGCACCCAACGAACACTGACGAGGCGATAGAGCATCTGCTCAAACCGCATGCAGAGTCTGAAACTGACCCCGTCCCCGTCGAACTCCAGGACCTGAAGTTCATCGGGCCGGCGACAGAGGACTTGCTGGAATCGTCAGATATCGACGTCGAATCGATCGTCGACGGCGAGGTGTGCTATCGCGACCTCGTCCAAGCAGGCGTGAACCCCGGTGTCGCTGCCAAGATTCGCCGGTGGCACTCACTCGCGTGGTCGTTCAACTCGGGGGACGACTTGGACCGCCGGTCGTCTCAAGTTCGTGGATTGGGCGACGACGAACGCGCGTGGGTCGCAGCGAGTTCTGGCAACTGGGACGCCGACGACGAAAAGGAATCCGGCGACTGGACACCGACTGGAACCTCGGACCAGTCGACCACCTCGTCGAACGAGAGTCCGACTCGGGACGGAGATTGGACACCGTCTGGGTCGACGTCGGGAGGCGAACGGCAGACGCAGTCGGGCGACTGGACACCGACTGGTGAAACGGGCACAGCCAAAGAGCAACCCAACCAGCGTGGTGACTGGACGCCACGCGGCCGTTCTGGAACATCCGCCGACGGGTCTGGTGACGCCGTCGCCGCCGAAGCGGCGTGGCGTGAGCGGTCGAAACCGACGCCGCTCACGACGCTCGAAGGTGTGGACGAAGACGACGCCGAACTCCTCGCCGAAGCAGGCGTTCGCTCGGTCCGCCGACTCGCGACGTCGGACCCAGAGCACGTCGCAGATGCGCTCCAAATCGACGAAGCGACCATCCGCGAGTGGAAATCGCAAGCACGCGATGCCACGAAGTGA
- a CDS encoding MaoC family dehydratase, with protein MTGLYYEEFEVGQTIEHEKRRTVSESDNQQFCDMTMNQQPLHLDEQFASQTQFGERLVNGLYTMSLAVGLSIPDTTDGTIVANLSYDDVSHPNPVFHGDTLCAQTTVLDKRETSDGERGVVTMKLEVFNQDDDLVCEFERTALSLKKANVESE; from the coding sequence ATGACCGGTCTGTACTACGAGGAGTTCGAAGTCGGCCAGACCATCGAACACGAGAAGCGCCGTACCGTCTCGGAGTCGGACAACCAGCAGTTCTGTGATATGACGATGAACCAGCAACCGCTGCATCTCGACGAGCAGTTCGCGTCGCAGACGCAGTTCGGCGAACGACTGGTCAACGGCCTCTACACGATGAGTCTCGCGGTCGGTCTCTCGATTCCCGACACCACTGACGGGACTATCGTAGCCAACCTCAGTTACGACGACGTCTCGCATCCAAACCCGGTGTTCCACGGCGACACGCTCTGCGCGCAGACGACAGTCCTCGACAAGCGTGAGACCTCCGACGGCGAACGCGGTGTCGTGACGATGAAACTCGAAGTGTTCAACCAAGACGACGACCTCGTCTGCGAGTTCGAGCGAACTGCACTCTCGTTGAAGAAAGCGAACGTCGAGTCCGAGTAA
- a CDS encoding acyl-CoA carboxylase subunit beta, protein MKVRIGDGATGEEAEAIASALARHLATDVDVFVGDGEESVANAEPPADTFPLDDDMEPTEREEKLREEIADILGGGPQKYKDRLPESGKLFVRDRLDLWFPDGLKFEDGKFANFDSWHENSPEVDEGDPNTRLPGDGLLTGAAEFDGRDLHFMANDFTVKAGSMARRGVEKFLRMQQRALKTGKPVLYLMDSSGGRIDQQSGFFANREGIGKYYYNHSMLSGYVPQICVLYGPCIAGAAYTPVFADFTVMVEGMSAMAIASPRMVKMVTGEEISMQDLGGAQMHAQESGSADLVARDEEHARELVSQLITYLPDKAGEKPPRSEPKPPRFSPDGIDELIPESPNRPYDVHDLIERIVDAESVFELKPDYGKEIVTTFAKIDGRPVGIVANQPTERSGAIFPDAAEKAAEFIWTCDAYEIPLLYLCDTPGFMAGSQVEKDAILEKGKKFIYATSSATVPKQTVIVRKAYGAGIYAMGGPAYDPDSVIALPSGEIGIMGPEAAINAVYANKLAAIDDPDERKTREDELREEYREDIDVHRMASEVVIDEIVPPSSLRDELVNRFEFYASVEKSLPDKKHGTIL, encoded by the coding sequence ATGAAGGTCAGAATCGGCGACGGCGCGACTGGCGAAGAGGCCGAAGCCATCGCGAGCGCCCTGGCGCGGCATCTCGCAACGGACGTAGACGTGTTCGTCGGTGACGGCGAGGAATCTGTCGCGAACGCCGAACCACCCGCAGACACCTTCCCGCTCGACGACGACATGGAACCGACCGAGCGAGAGGAGAAACTCCGAGAGGAGATTGCCGACATCCTCGGGGGCGGTCCACAGAAGTACAAAGACCGACTTCCCGAATCGGGCAAACTGTTCGTCCGTGACCGCCTCGACCTCTGGTTCCCGGACGGGTTAAAGTTCGAAGACGGCAAGTTCGCTAACTTCGACTCGTGGCACGAGAACTCACCCGAAGTCGACGAAGGAGACCCGAACACGCGACTGCCGGGCGACGGCCTCCTCACCGGTGCCGCCGAGTTCGACGGTCGTGACCTCCATTTCATGGCCAACGACTTCACCGTGAAAGCGGGGTCGATGGCCCGTCGCGGCGTCGAGAAGTTCCTTCGGATGCAACAGCGTGCCCTCAAGACTGGCAAACCGGTGTTGTATCTGATGGACTCCTCAGGGGGACGCATCGACCAACAGTCTGGCTTCTTCGCTAACCGCGAGGGTATCGGGAAGTACTACTACAACCACTCGATGCTCTCGGGATACGTCCCTCAGATTTGTGTCCTCTACGGCCCGTGTATCGCCGGCGCGGCGTATACACCTGTCTTCGCCGACTTCACCGTCATGGTCGAGGGTATGTCCGCGATGGCTATCGCCTCACCGCGCATGGTGAAGATGGTCACCGGCGAGGAGATTTCGATGCAGGACCTCGGTGGCGCGCAGATGCACGCCCAAGAGTCCGGAAGCGCCGACCTCGTCGCCCGCGACGAAGAACACGCCCGCGAACTCGTCTCCCAACTCATCACGTACCTCCCGGACAAGGCCGGCGAGAAACCACCGCGGTCGGAACCGAAGCCCCCTCGCTTCTCTCCGGACGGCATCGACGAACTCATTCCCGAGTCGCCGAACCGCCCCTACGACGTTCACGACCTGATAGAGCGCATCGTCGACGCCGAGTCGGTCTTCGAACTGAAACCCGACTACGGGAAGGAGATTGTCACCACGTTCGCCAAAATCGACGGTCGGCCGGTCGGCATCGTCGCCAACCAACCGACAGAGCGCTCGGGTGCCATCTTCCCCGACGCCGCCGAGAAGGCCGCCGAGTTCATCTGGACGTGTGACGCCTACGAGATTCCACTGCTGTACCTCTGTGACACGCCGGGATTCATGGCCGGGTCGCAAGTCGAGAAAGACGCAATCTTGGAGAAGGGTAAGAAGTTCATCTACGCGACGTCGTCCGCGACGGTGCCGAAACAGACCGTCATCGTGCGCAAAGCCTACGGCGCAGGTATCTACGCGATGGGTGGCCCCGCCTACGACCCAGACAGTGTCATCGCACTCCCGTCGGGCGAAATCGGCATCATGGGCCCGGAGGCCGCCATCAACGCAGTCTACGCGAACAAACTCGCGGCCATCGACGACCCAGACGAACGAAAGACGCGCGAAGACGAACTCCGCGAGGAGTACCGCGAAGACATCGACGTCCACCGGATGGCGAGCGAAGTCGTCATCGACGAGATCGTCCCGCCGTCGTCGCTCCGTGACGAACTCGTCAACCGCTTCGAGTTCTACGCCTCTGTCGAGAAGTCGTTACCAGACAAGAAGCACGGAACGATTCTCTGA
- a CDS encoding HpcH/HpaI aldolase/citrate lyase family protein, protein MPRRSVLFSPGDRPALMRKAPGAGADVLVFDLEDAVAPERKAEARDAVVDVLSDPEFDPDAEVTVRVNPGDAGLDDVAAICGEHPPDALVVPKATSADEVTRVADAAREAGTDCPVIAIIESAAGVLAAYEVAAAEDTVALIFGAEDFAADLGATRTDDGTEVLYARERVVVAAAAAGIDAIDTLHVDYQDDAGLREDARFGRQLGYDGKLAIHPAQVGPINEAFSPDPEDVTWARKVLRARDEAAAEGRGVFGVDGEMIDAPLIKQAENILDRADESY, encoded by the coding sequence ATGCCACGACGGAGCGTCCTGTTCTCACCCGGAGACCGACCCGCACTGATGCGAAAAGCCCCCGGCGCTGGTGCCGACGTCCTCGTCTTCGACCTCGAAGACGCTGTCGCACCCGAACGGAAAGCAGAGGCCCGCGATGCCGTCGTGGACGTCCTCTCTGACCCCGAGTTCGACCCCGATGCGGAAGTCACCGTTCGCGTGAACCCCGGTGATGCTGGCCTCGACGACGTTGCGGCCATCTGTGGCGAACACCCGCCTGATGCACTCGTCGTGCCGAAAGCGACGAGCGCCGACGAGGTAACCCGGGTTGCCGACGCGGCGCGGGAGGCAGGGACAGACTGTCCTGTCATCGCCATCATCGAGAGCGCCGCCGGTGTGCTGGCCGCCTACGAGGTTGCCGCCGCCGAGGATACCGTCGCCCTCATCTTCGGTGCAGAGGACTTCGCAGCCGACCTCGGCGCGACGCGAACAGACGACGGAACCGAAGTGCTCTACGCCCGCGAACGTGTCGTCGTCGCGGCCGCGGCCGCTGGCATCGACGCAATCGACACGCTCCACGTGGACTATCAGGACGACGCCGGCCTCCGCGAAGACGCCCGATTCGGCCGCCAACTCGGCTACGACGGCAAACTCGCCATCCACCCCGCACAGGTCGGCCCCATCAACGAGGCGTTCTCTCCCGACCCAGAAGACGTCACGTGGGCCAGGAAGGTGCTTCGCGCCCGTGACGAAGCGGCCGCCGAAGGCCGCGGTGTCTTCGGCGTCGACGGCGAGATGATAGACGCACCGCTCATCAAGCAGGCGGAGAACATCCTCGACCGGGCGGACGAATCGTACTAA
- a CDS encoding DoxX family membrane protein, whose protein sequence is MDVAALSTRLSMVASRAPRPVAIARVGLGSMVFAAGVHKLLDPLAWTVYVVDWLVPFLVVSPVSFMLLNGVLELGFGAAIVADRYTTFASAVAAVSLTATCLYLAVVFVLEGGLFGDVLARDIGLAALAWAVLVDSLTRTTRTA, encoded by the coding sequence ATGGATGTCGCTGCCCTCTCTACTCGCCTCTCGATGGTCGCGTCTCGCGCCCCCCGACCGGTAGCCATCGCCCGAGTCGGCCTCGGGTCGATGGTGTTCGCTGCTGGTGTTCACAAACTCCTCGACCCACTCGCGTGGACGGTGTACGTCGTCGACTGGCTCGTACCGTTCCTCGTCGTCTCGCCCGTCTCGTTCATGCTCCTCAATGGGGTGTTGGAACTCGGGTTCGGCGCGGCCATCGTCGCCGACAGGTACACCACGTTCGCGAGCGCCGTTGCGGCCGTTTCACTCACTGCGACCTGTCTCTACCTCGCAGTCGTGTTCGTCCTCGAAGGGGGCTTATTCGGTGACGTGCTCGCTCGCGACATCGGCCTCGCAGCGCTGGCGTGGGCTGTCTTGGTCGATTCGCTCACCCGGACTACCCGAACAGCGTGA
- a CDS encoding 3-hydroxyacyl-CoA dehydrogenase family protein: MRGMNDIDTVGVVGAGTMGNGIAQVAAMSGYDVVMRDLESEYVERGLSAIENSLSRFVSKDKLSESEAEATKDRITGTTDFDALADCDFVVEAAVENMDIKQSIFADLDDLLPEDVILGTNTSTLSITTIASATDRPEQVVGLHFMNPVPIMKGVEVVRGEKTDPAVVEFAHEFSEDLGKETWESDDKPGFVTNRILMPWLNEGIRAYDEGVASKEDIDRGMTLGTNVPMGPLTLADHIGLDICLDASETLFEELGDRYKPAYLLKRKVAAGDLGKKTGKGFYEYE; encoded by the coding sequence ATGCGCGGCATGAACGATATCGACACGGTTGGCGTCGTCGGCGCTGGGACGATGGGCAACGGAATCGCACAGGTCGCGGCTATGTCGGGGTACGACGTAGTCATGCGTGACCTCGAATCGGAGTACGTCGAACGCGGGCTCTCGGCCATCGAGAACAGTCTCTCGCGGTTCGTCTCGAAGGACAAACTGAGTGAGTCCGAGGCCGAGGCGACCAAAGACCGCATCACGGGCACGACCGACTTCGACGCACTCGCAGACTGTGACTTCGTCGTCGAAGCGGCCGTCGAGAACATGGACATCAAACAGTCTATCTTCGCAGATCTCGACGACCTCCTCCCCGAGGACGTGATTCTCGGGACGAACACGAGTACGCTCTCGATTACGACCATCGCCTCGGCCACAGACCGACCAGAACAGGTCGTCGGCCTGCACTTCATGAACCCGGTTCCCATCATGAAAGGCGTCGAAGTCGTCCGTGGCGAGAAGACCGACCCTGCCGTCGTCGAGTTCGCCCACGAGTTCTCTGAGGACCTCGGCAAGGAGACGTGGGAGTCCGACGACAAACCCGGCTTCGTCACCAACCGCATCCTCATGCCGTGGTTGAACGAAGGCATCCGCGCCTACGACGAGGGTGTCGCCTCGAAGGAGGACATCGACCGCGGCATGACGCTGGGCACGAACGTCCCGATGGGGCCGCTCACGCTCGCCGACCACATCGGTCTCGACATCTGTCTGGACGCGTCAGAGACGCTCTTCGAGGAACTCGGCGACCGCTACAAGCCTGCCTACCTGCTCAAGCGTAAGGTCGCCGCCGGTGACCTCGGCAAGAAGACGGGCAAAGGGTTCTACGAGTACGAATAG
- a CDS encoding DUF5658 family protein has translation MSHGTPQVDTPSSTISHILTDDHILWVVTMLALVLDVLTTLYGLGRGLAELNPVVLAFIPTLGVVGSLLFLKVVVLTVALVAWVSLPKRYRAAIPIGVAVPWGIAGLMNTQLILVTLFG, from the coding sequence ATGAGTCATGGAACCCCGCAGGTCGACACGCCCTCCTCCACCATCTCGCACATCCTCACTGACGACCACATCCTGTGGGTCGTGACTATGCTGGCGTTGGTACTCGACGTGCTGACCACACTGTACGGACTCGGCCGCGGACTGGCGGAACTGAACCCAGTCGTTCTCGCGTTCATCCCGACCCTGGGAGTCGTCGGGTCGCTCCTCTTCTTGAAAGTCGTCGTCCTGACCGTCGCGCTCGTGGCGTGGGTGAGTCTCCCGAAACGCTACCGAGCAGCGATACCCATCGGCGTCGCCGTTCCGTGGGGCATCGCCGGCCTCATGAACACCCAGCTCATCCTCGTCACGCTGTTCGGGTAG
- a CDS encoding class 1 fructose-bisphosphatase — protein MATKDVNTASSARDVRTIDEVVEVIATTAPEIRTGLPSRRVAAEDQNPSGETQMAADIWADELLCERIGALEGVGEYASEERPESIDVGNGPLSVALDPLDGSSNLKPNNTVGTIFAVYDAPLPAHGRDIVAAGYVLYGPVMTMIVARDGSVDEHIIYDDASYELVREDISLPENGSVYGFGGRVPDWTDEFEAFAREVEQDDSRKLRYGGSMIGDVNQILTYGGIFSYPALESAPEGKLRVQFEGYPIGYVLETAGGASSDGTKSLLDVDKDELHARTPVYIGNSDLVAKLEAALE, from the coding sequence ATGGCGACCAAAGACGTCAACACCGCGAGTTCTGCACGCGACGTACGCACCATCGACGAAGTCGTCGAGGTCATCGCGACCACTGCTCCCGAGATTCGCACGGGACTCCCAAGTCGCCGTGTCGCGGCCGAAGACCAGAACCCGAGCGGCGAGACGCAGATGGCTGCAGACATCTGGGCAGACGAACTCCTCTGTGAACGAATCGGCGCTCTGGAAGGCGTCGGTGAGTACGCCAGTGAGGAACGACCCGAGTCTATCGACGTCGGCAACGGCCCGCTCTCTGTCGCGCTCGACCCCCTCGATGGCTCGTCGAACCTGAAGCCCAACAACACCGTTGGCACTATCTTCGCCGTCTACGACGCGCCGCTGCCGGCACACGGCCGCGATATCGTCGCCGCAGGCTACGTCCTCTACGGACCGGTGATGACGATGATCGTCGCCCGTGACGGCAGTGTCGACGAACACATCATATACGACGACGCGAGCTACGAACTCGTTCGCGAGGACATCTCGCTCCCCGAGAACGGAAGCGTCTACGGGTTCGGCGGACGCGTCCCCGACTGGACCGACGAGTTCGAGGCGTTCGCTCGTGAGGTCGAACAGGACGACTCCCGAAAGCTCCGCTACGGCGGGTCGATGATCGGCGACGTGAACCAGATTCTCACCTACGGCGGCATCTTCAGTTATCCTGCACTCGAGTCCGCCCCAGAGGGCAAACTGCGCGTCCAGTTCGAAGGCTACCCAATCGGCTACGTCCTCGAAACTGCGGGTGGCGCCTCGTCCGACGGGACGAAGTCGCTTCTCGACGTCGACAAGGACGAGCTCCACGCCCGCACACCAGTCTACATCGGCAACTCGGACCTCGTAGCCAAACTCGAAGCGGCGTTAGAATAA
- a CDS encoding Glu/Leu/Phe/Val family dehydrogenase — MAQEANPFESLQEQIDDAAAYLDVRDDVIERLKNPERVLETNLSVEMDDGSIGLFRAYRSQFNGDRGPYKGGIRYHPGVTRDEVKALSGWMVYKCAIVDIPYGGGKGGIVIDPKNYSESELERVTRSFAKELRPFIGVDRDIPAPDVNTGQREMNWIKDTYETLENTTAPGVITGKALTNGGSEGRVEATGRSTMLTAREAFKYLQHDIEGATVAVQGYGNAGSVAAKLIEDLGANIVAVSDSSGGIYDPDGLDARDVKAFKNETGTVSDYEGAEAITNEELLTLDVDLLVPAALENAIDGDLAKDVQADIIAEAANGPLTPRADDVLTERDVHVFPDILANAGGVTVSYFEWVQNRQRFYWTEERVNDELERVIVNAFDDLVDAYETHDLPNFRTAAYVVAIQRVVNAYESSGNWP, encoded by the coding sequence ATGGCACAAGAGGCGAATCCATTCGAGAGTTTACAGGAGCAAATCGACGATGCAGCAGCCTACCTCGACGTGCGCGACGACGTCATCGAGCGTCTCAAAAACCCAGAACGAGTGCTCGAAACGAACCTGTCCGTCGAGATGGACGACGGCAGTATCGGACTCTTCCGGGCCTACCGTTCTCAGTTCAACGGTGACCGAGGGCCGTACAAAGGCGGTATCCGCTACCACCCGGGCGTCACGCGTGACGAAGTGAAGGCCCTCTCGGGGTGGATGGTGTACAAGTGCGCCATCGTGGACATCCCCTACGGCGGCGGCAAGGGTGGAATCGTCATCGACCCCAAGAACTACAGCGAGAGCGAACTCGAACGCGTCACCCGGTCGTTCGCCAAGGAACTCCGCCCGTTCATCGGCGTCGACCGTGACATCCCCGCACCGGACGTGAACACCGGTCAGCGCGAGATGAACTGGATCAAGGACACGTACGAGACTCTCGAAAACACCACCGCACCCGGCGTCATCACCGGGAAGGCGCTGACCAACGGCGGCAGCGAGGGTCGCGTCGAAGCGACGGGCCGCTCGACGATGCTCACCGCCCGTGAGGCGTTCAAATACCTCCAGCACGACATCGAAGGCGCCACCGTCGCCGTCCAAGGATACGGGAACGCCGGGTCCGTCGCGGCGAAACTCATCGAAGACCTCGGCGCGAACATCGTCGCCGTCTCCGACTCCTCTGGTGGCATCTACGACCCCGACGGCCTCGATGCCCGCGACGTCAAAGCGTTCAAGAACGAGACTGGAACCGTCTCCGACTACGAGGGCGCCGAAGCCATCACCAACGAAGAACTCCTCACGCTCGACGTCGACCTCCTCGTCCCTGCGGCACTCGAAAATGCCATCGACGGCGACCTCGCGAAGGACGTACAGGCAGACATCATCGCCGAGGCCGCCAACGGTCCGCTCACGCCGCGTGCCGACGACGTGTTGACCGAACGTGACGTCCACGTCTTCCCCGACATCCTCGCCAACGCCGGCGGTGTCACAGTCTCGTACTTCGAGTGGGTCCAGAACCGCCAGCGCTTCTACTGGACCGAAGAACGCGTCAACGACGAGCTCGAACGCGTCATCGTCAACGCGTTCGACGATCTCGTCGACGCCTACGAGACACACGACCTGCCGAACTTCCGCACTGCGGCCTACGTCGTCGCCATCCAGCGCGTCGTCAACGCCTACGAGTCGAGCGGTAACTGGCCCTGA
- the pyrI gene encoding aspartate carbamoyltransferase regulatory subunit, which yields MTENHELRVSKIQNGTVIDHVAGGQALNVLAILGIDGTSGETVSVGMNVPSDRLGRKDIVKVEGRELSQSEVDVLSLIAPAASINIVRDYEVVEKNRVVRPDVVSGIISCPNTNCITNADEPIEARFTVLSDGVRCEYCDSIVREDEVAANLTVN from the coding sequence ATGACAGAGAACCACGAACTCCGCGTCTCGAAGATTCAGAACGGTACCGTCATCGACCACGTCGCCGGCGGGCAGGCACTCAACGTCCTCGCCATCCTCGGTATCGACGGCACGAGTGGCGAGACGGTCTCTGTCGGGATGAACGTCCCTTCGGACCGCCTCGGCCGCAAAGACATCGTCAAGGTCGAAGGACGCGAACTGAGCCAGTCCGAAGTGGACGTCCTCTCGCTCATCGCACCCGCGGCGAGCATCAACATCGTCCGCGACTACGAAGTCGTCGAGAAGAACCGCGTCGTCCGGCCTGACGTCGTCTCCGGTATCATCTCGTGTCCGAACACCAACTGCATCACCAACGCCGACGAACCCATCGAGGCACGGTTCACCGTCCTCTCTGACGGCGTTCGCTGTGAGTACTGTGACAGCATCGTCCGCGAAGACGAAGTCGCGGCCAACCTCACCGTCAACTAA